In one window of Pseudoliparis swirei isolate HS2019 ecotype Mariana Trench chromosome 15, NWPU_hadal_v1, whole genome shotgun sequence DNA:
- the plac8.2 gene encoding placenta associated 8, tandem duplicate 2, whose protein sequence is MAVTNQPGRYAPSEFQTGLCDFCDDCGTCCYGLFCYPCLGCSIASDMDECCLCGMSTAIRGVYRTKYNINGSLCSDFMAVYYCSICAVCQLKRDIDLRKKQGIF, encoded by the exons ATGGCCGTGACCAACCAACCGGGCCGCTACGCGCCCTCCGAGTTCCAGACCGGCCTGTGTGACTTCTGCGACGACTGTGGAACCT gctgctacGGCCTGTTCTGCTACCCGTGTCTCGGCTGCTCCATCGCCAGCGACATGGACGAGTGCTGCCTGTGCGGTATGAGCACTGCCATCCGCGGTGTCTACAGGACCAAGTACAACATCAAC GGGTCACTGTGCAGTGACTTCATGGCGGTCTATTACTGCTCGATCTGTGCCGTCTGCCAGCTGAAGAGAGATATCGACCTCAGGAAGAAGCAAGGCATCTTCTAA